A region from the Candidatus Neomarinimicrobiota bacterium genome encodes:
- a CDS encoding alpha/beta hydrolase, whose protein sequence is MTVLAIPSEVTFTTADNFDIFEQTWPCKEAKGVVLITHGVAEHSGRYAHVAQSLVDAGYTVVGFDLRGHGKSSGKRNYINSFQDYLNDLQEVLNRTKASYPDLPLFLFGHSMGGGIVTLFTIERNPDVKGVLLSGPSVKVSDDISPFLQKISGVISAILPKLPVIKLESTDISKDPEVVKAYDEDPLNYRGGILARTGSELLNATKTITARSHVIDLPILIMHGDSDKLADKSGSEMLYANVSSTDKTLKIYAGLYHEILNEPEQDQVKADIINWLNAHV, encoded by the coding sequence ATGACTGTGTTAGCGATTCCATCTGAGGTAACTTTTACAACAGCAGATAATTTTGATATTTTTGAGCAAACCTGGCCTTGCAAGGAAGCCAAAGGGGTGGTACTGATTACCCATGGGGTGGCAGAACATTCTGGTCGCTACGCGCATGTCGCGCAATCCCTGGTGGATGCCGGTTATACAGTAGTAGGCTTTGATTTGAGAGGTCATGGAAAATCTTCAGGGAAACGAAATTACATCAATTCCTTTCAGGACTATTTAAATGATCTTCAGGAAGTGCTGAATCGTACCAAAGCCAGTTATCCCGATCTACCTCTTTTCCTGTTCGGGCATAGCATGGGTGGAGGTATTGTTACGCTCTTCACCATCGAAAGGAATCCTGATGTAAAGGGTGTGCTTCTCAGTGGACCTTCAGTTAAGGTTAGTGATGATATTTCACCCTTCCTCCAAAAAATCTCTGGTGTAATCAGCGCTATTCTCCCCAAGCTACCTGTGATAAAATTGGAAAGTACTGACATTTCGAAAGATCCGGAAGTTGTAAAAGCCTACGATGAGGATCCCCTAAATTATCGCGGAGGCATCCTGGCCAGAACCGGCTCTGAGTTGCTTAATGCCACCAAGACAATTACTGCACGTTCCCACGTCATTGATCTTCCCATCCTGATTATGCATGGCGACTCTGATAAGCTTGCTGACAAGAGTGGTAGTGAAATGCTCTATGCCAATGTGAGTTCAACCGACAAAACATTAAAAATATATGCAGGTTTGTATCACGAAATTTTGAATGAGCCAGAACAAGATCAGGTAAAGGCCGATATCATCAACTGGTTGAATGCTCAT